The following are encoded together in the Clostridium sp. BJN0013 genome:
- a CDS encoding TaqI-like C-terminal specificity domain-containing protein, whose amino-acid sequence MKCYDSTILGEAYEKLMNKSERKERGSFYTPYFIVEYIVENTLSNLDVKLNPFVKILDPSCGSGYFLLKIYDILMEKFNENLESIQYNFKDESYIVETQSGLKNICGLEYWQYSNLSYHILKECIYGADLDSKAVELTKINLCRRSGINFDFKNNIICCNSLIKWEKEHKEHGFEHISKFWARKYDYVLGNPPWVSLSRKHKKDIEENLKEYYSKNYEGNTYLPNLYEYFIKRSMEILKVGGRFGFIIPDRLASNLQYKDFRKRLLKEYNIINIVFEVKFPEINTDTMIIIAENRYSKHNKIKVDVYKKGVYNVEQDEYTKNSNCQFFYYRDSKSLHIKNSIDKNSLLLGQICKTFTGFIGYKERISSSRASENQTEILKGENIKKFSILNNYYYDFIPCNIKGGTSDIKKLTTKNKIVIRKTGKHLIAALDTKGCIIEQSLYGIICLDERFSPYYILGLLNSKLIQWYYLNFLITNANSTPQIKKFSLDRIPVSNFSAGYTRNIEKLVSKLVHQKKQDDMLEKKLNEIIFELYSINYNYRSIILKDIENMMGLKKEGDNV is encoded by the coding sequence ATGAAATGCTATGACTCTACTATACTTGGTGAAGCTTATGAAAAATTAATGAATAAGTCTGAAAGAAAAGAAAGGGGAAGTTTTTATACCCCTTATTTTATAGTAGAATATATAGTGGAAAATACTCTATCAAATTTGGATGTTAAATTAAATCCTTTTGTAAAAATATTGGATCCCTCCTGTGGTAGTGGCTATTTTTTATTAAAAATATATGATATTTTAATGGAGAAATTCAATGAAAATTTAGAAAGTATACAATATAATTTTAAGGATGAAAGTTATATTGTTGAAACCCAAAGTGGATTGAAAAATATATGTGGGTTAGAATACTGGCAGTATTCTAACCTAAGCTATCATATACTTAAAGAATGTATATATGGGGCTGATTTAGATAGTAAAGCTGTAGAGCTTACCAAAATAAATTTATGCAGAAGGAGTGGAATTAATTTTGATTTTAAAAATAATATTATATGTTGTAACAGCCTGATAAAGTGGGAGAAAGAACATAAGGAACATGGATTTGAACATATAAGTAAGTTTTGGGCACGAAAATATGACTATGTATTAGGAAATCCTCCATGGGTTTCTTTAAGCAGAAAGCATAAAAAGGACATAGAGGAGAATTTAAAAGAGTACTATAGTAAAAATTATGAGGGCAATACATATTTGCCTAATTTATACGAATATTTTATAAAAAGATCCATGGAAATTTTAAAAGTTGGTGGAAGATTTGGATTTATAATTCCAGATAGATTGGCCAGCAATCTTCAATATAAGGATTTTAGAAAAAGGTTACTTAAAGAATATAATATAATAAATATTGTATTTGAAGTAAAATTTCCAGAAATAAATACAGATACCATGATTATAATAGCTGAAAATAGATATAGTAAGCACAATAAAATAAAAGTGGATGTATATAAAAAAGGCGTGTACAATGTAGAACAAGATGAATATACAAAAAATTCAAATTGCCAATTTTTTTATTATCGTGATAGTAAAAGTTTACATATAAAAAATTCCATTGATAAAAACAGCCTATTACTTGGTCAGATATGCAAAACTTTTACAGGATTTATAGGATATAAGGAAAGAATAAGTTCTTCTAGGGCAAGTGAAAATCAAACTGAAATATTAAAGGGTGAAAATATAAAAAAATTTAGTATATTAAATAATTATTACTATGATTTTATTCCCTGCAACATAAAAGGGGGAACCAGTGATATAAAGAAGCTTACAACTAAAAATAAAATAGTTATAAGAAAAACTGGAAAGCATTTAATAGCGGCCTTAGATACAAAAGGCTGTATAATAGAACAGTCTTTATATGGTATAATATGCTTGGATGAAAGGTTTTCTCCTTATTATATTCTAGGGTTATTAAATTCAAAATTAATCCAGTGGTATTATCTAAATTTTTTAATAACTAATGCCAACTCTACCCCCCAAATCAAAAAATTTAGTTTGGATAGAATACCTGTAAGCAATTTTAGTGCTGGATACACAAGAAATATAGAGAAATTGGTGAGTAAATTAGTTCACCAAAAAAAGCAAGATGATATGCTTGAAAAAAAGTTAAATGAGATAATATTTGAGTTATATAGTATTAATTATAATTATAGAAGTATTATATTGAAAGATATAGAAAATATGATGGGATTAAAAAAGGAAGGAGACAATGTATGA
- a CDS encoding MATE family efflux transporter: protein MERSIKLRSEKVSKLLLEFSIPAIVGMLVNSLYIVVDRMFIGRVVGAMAISGVSLTFPIAIIVMAFGMLVGIGAAARISIKLGQDNKQEAEHILGNALILLIIVSIIVTISGLILVNPMLRAFGASNNTIGYAREFITIILWGSIFQIIGFGLNNVIRSEGNPKKAMTTMLIGGITNIVLDFLFIYIFHFGIKGAAFATIIAQCINMIWVLYYFLKGNSMLKIRKENLILKWKTVISIFSIGMSPFAMQLAASVVNIVLNRSLGIYGGDLAIGAMGIINGIATVILMPIFGINQGAQPVIGFNYGAELYPRVKRSLKLAIIAATVISTAGALCAHIFPNVLVAFFNKSDINLTNITVNGMKIYMLLFPIVGFQVVSANFFQAIAKAKISMFLALSRQVIVLIPMLFLLPHIFGLNGVWAAAPVSDGVASILTVIFLVVQIKKLNSKDKIDASGNNVSLGEI, encoded by the coding sequence TTGGAACGTTCTATTAAATTAAGAAGTGAAAAGGTAAGTAAATTGCTGCTTGAGTTTTCTATACCAGCTATAGTTGGTATGCTAGTGAATTCATTATATATCGTAGTAGATAGAATGTTTATAGGAAGAGTTGTAGGGGCTATGGCCATATCTGGAGTGAGTTTGACCTTTCCCATAGCAATTATAGTGATGGCTTTTGGTATGTTGGTAGGTATAGGAGCCGCCGCCAGAATATCTATAAAACTTGGGCAAGATAATAAGCAAGAGGCAGAACATATATTGGGCAATGCATTAATACTTCTTATTATAGTGTCTATTATAGTAACTATATCAGGCCTTATATTGGTAAATCCTATGCTTAGAGCCTTTGGAGCAAGTAATAATACCATAGGTTATGCCCGAGAATTTATTACTATAATACTGTGGGGTTCTATATTTCAAATAATAGGATTTGGACTTAATAATGTAATAAGATCAGAAGGAAATCCTAAAAAAGCCATGACCACAATGCTTATAGGAGGAATAACAAATATAGTATTAGATTTTCTATTTATATATATATTTCATTTTGGGATAAAAGGAGCTGCCTTTGCTACTATTATCGCTCAATGCATAAATATGATATGGGTGTTATACTATTTTTTGAAGGGAAATAGTATGCTTAAGATAAGAAAAGAAAATTTAATATTGAAATGGAAAACAGTTATAAGTATATTTTCCATAGGCATGTCTCCTTTTGCCATGCAGCTTGCAGCCAGCGTTGTAAATATAGTATTAAACAGGAGCCTTGGAATATATGGAGGCGATCTAGCCATAGGAGCCATGGGAATAATAAATGGAATAGCCACTGTAATTCTTATGCCTATATTTGGAATTAACCAGGGAGCTCAGCCGGTGATTGGGTTCAATTACGGAGCAGAGTTATATCCTCGTGTGAAGAGGTCATTAAAGTTGGCTATTATAGCAGCTACTGTAATATCTACTGCAGGAGCACTATGTGCTCATATTTTTCCAAATGTTTTAGTAGCATTCTTTAACAAATCAGATATTAATTTAACCAATATAACGGTAAATGGAATGAAGATATATATGTTATTGTTTCCTATAGTAGGCTTTCAGGTAGTAAGTGCTAATTTTTTCCAAGCTATAGCAAAGGCAAAGATTTCTATGTTTCTAGCACTTTCAAGACAGGTAATAGTGCTTATTCCAATGCTTTTTTTATTACCCCATATTTTTGGGCTTAATGGTGTATGGGCGGCAGCACCTGTATCCGATGGAGTAGCTTCCATACTGACAGTAATATTTTTAGTGGTTCAAATCAAAAAACTGAATTCTAAAGATAAAATAGATGCATCTGGTAATAATGTATCTCTAGGAGAGATATAA
- a CDS encoding S1C family serine protease, with the protein MDNFNKDKNASKAIVKYDFRDKFKKTSRFKRLLSYIAVGLISSLIGGSVSVAAFLYLIPTTTFFKNTPLYENINSSTNTSTTSQTKASTISTTSTNGLTVAEIAKKVSPAVVGVSIKTVSQNNVFGFSNNGDTGEDDGMGSGIIISSDGYILTNYHVVQSAQSITVILSTEKEVPAKVVNYDADQDLAVIKVTQSTTMPAVAELGDSDKVQVGDSVVAIGNPLGKELLGSVTSGIISATKREINTGNTTQTFLQTDAAINAGNSGGALVNSLGQVIGVNSAKIGGNGVEGIGFSIPINTVKSKLTGLLKPVLKIGIAGRNIDSTLSKQYNLPEGVYVAEVEEFSAAEKAGLKAGDIIQKFDGKSVKSISEINTIKATHKSGDTVSIVVYRNDSTKKLDLKLSE; encoded by the coding sequence ATGGATAACTTTAACAAAGATAAAAATGCTTCAAAAGCAATAGTAAAGTATGACTTTAGAGATAAATTTAAAAAAACTTCAAGATTTAAAAGACTTTTATCCTATATAGCAGTAGGATTAATATCCAGTTTGATAGGAGGAAGTGTATCAGTTGCAGCATTTTTATATTTAATACCAACTACAACTTTTTTCAAGAATACGCCGCTTTATGAAAACATTAATTCAAGTACAAATACATCTACTACCTCGCAAACCAAAGCATCTACTATATCTACTACAAGTACAAATGGTCTTACTGTAGCTGAAATAGCAAAAAAAGTAAGTCCTGCAGTAGTAGGAGTGTCTATTAAAACTGTTTCTCAGAACAATGTATTTGGCTTCTCAAATAATGGAGATACTGGTGAAGATGACGGAATGGGATCTGGAATAATAATAAGTTCTGATGGATATATACTTACCAATTACCATGTAGTACAAAGTGCTCAGAGCATAACTGTAATACTAAGCACCGAGAAGGAAGTACCTGCTAAAGTTGTAAATTATGATGCAGATCAAGACTTAGCTGTAATAAAGGTTACTCAATCCACTACCATGCCTGCTGTAGCAGAACTTGGGGATTCAGATAAAGTTCAAGTGGGTGATTCTGTAGTTGCCATCGGAAATCCTCTAGGCAAGGAACTCTTAGGTTCTGTAACAAGTGGCATCATAAGTGCTACCAAAAGAGAAATCAATACTGGAAATACCACTCAAACTTTTCTGCAGACAGATGCAGCTATAAATGCAGGAAATAGTGGAGGAGCTCTTGTGAATTCACTAGGACAGGTGATAGGTGTAAATTCCGCTAAAATAGGTGGAAATGGTGTTGAAGGTATAGGTTTTTCAATTCCTATAAATACAGTAAAATCCAAATTAACGGGCCTTTTAAAGCCAGTATTAAAAATTGGAATTGCAGGAAGGAATATAGATTCCACTTTATCTAAGCAATATAATCTTCCAGAAGGTGTATATGTGGCTGAAGTAGAAGAATTTAGTGCTGCTGAAAAAGCAGGGTTGAAAGCAGGAGATATTATACAAAAATTTGATGGTAAATCTGTTAAGTCTATAAGCGAAATAAATACTATAAAAGCTACTCATAAATCTGGAGATACTGTTTCTATAGTAGTCTATAGAAATGACTCTACCAAAAAATTAGACTTGAAATTATCAGAATAA
- the lgt gene encoding prolipoprotein diacylglyceryl transferase: MDPIAFSIGGFQIRWYGIMIALGVLAALILANLNCKYKGYDFDSLIDVFLISFPLAIIGARVYYVIFQFQDYRSSLMDIFNIRQGGLAIHGGLIFGLGAAYIVSRYKKMDFIKLWDCFAPSIILGQAIGRWGNFFNGEAHGGIVSYEFISKFPLFIQRGMYINGDYYNPTFLYESLWDLIVCIILIYIFRKKHKRGSVICAYVGLYSLGRIFIEGLRTDSLMIGHIRVAQLVSFIGIVLSISFFIYLKGRSKKID, translated from the coding sequence ATGGATCCCATAGCTTTTTCTATTGGTGGTTTTCAAATCAGGTGGTATGGAATAATGATAGCCCTGGGAGTTTTAGCAGCTCTTATTTTGGCTAATTTAAATTGTAAATATAAAGGATATGACTTTGATAGTTTAATAGATGTATTTTTGATATCTTTCCCACTGGCAATTATAGGGGCTAGAGTTTATTATGTTATTTTCCAGTTTCAAGATTATAGAAGTAGCCTTATGGACATATTTAATATAAGGCAGGGGGGACTTGCTATTCATGGAGGCCTTATATTTGGACTTGGAGCAGCTTACATAGTTTCTAGATACAAAAAGATGGATTTTATAAAATTGTGGGACTGCTTTGCACCTTCTATAATTCTTGGCCAGGCAATAGGTAGATGGGGGAATTTTTTTAATGGGGAGGCTCATGGAGGGATTGTAAGCTATGAATTTATAAGTAAGTTTCCTTTGTTTATACAAAGAGGAATGTACATAAATGGTGATTATTATAATCCTACATTTTTGTATGAATCCCTTTGGGATTTAATAGTATGTATTATTTTAATTTATATTTTTAGAAAGAAACATAAAAGAGGCTCCGTAATATGTGCCTATGTTGGATTGTATTCACTGGGAAGGATCTTCATAGAGGGACTAAGAACAGATAGTTTAATGATTGGACATATTAGAGTTGCCCAATTAGTTAGTTTTATAGGGATTGTATTGAGTATAAGTTTTTTTATATACTTAAAAGGTAGAAGTAAAAAAATTGATTAA
- a CDS encoding undecaprenyl-diphosphate phosphatase, producing MELIFIIKAAIIGVVEGITEFLPISSTGHMIIVGDLINFKAPIYDKVYINMFEIVIQLGAILAIVVLYWDKIFNSLKNIKPGKWGFKLWVIILIAFLPSAVVGFIFNDFIQEKLFNSITVASALVVGGVLMIYMENKYRRGNSTKNIEDVNILQAFKIGCFQCLALWPGMSRSASTIMGGWISGLTNVAAAEFSFFLAIPTMIAASGWSLIKVKIDMSIMQVIALSVGFIVSFLVALVVVEKFMNFLKRKPMRVFAIYRIFIGIIVLVLTVTKVISV from the coding sequence ATGGAATTAATCTTTATTATTAAAGCTGCTATTATTGGGGTGGTAGAGGGAATAACGGAATTTTTGCCAATATCTTCTACGGGACATATGATAATAGTGGGGGATTTGATAAACTTTAAAGCACCAATTTATGATAAAGTTTATATAAACATGTTTGAGATTGTAATTCAACTGGGAGCTATACTTGCTATAGTGGTTCTTTATTGGGACAAAATATTTAATTCACTTAAAAATATTAAACCGGGTAAATGGGGATTTAAACTTTGGGTTATCATTTTAATTGCATTTTTACCTTCCGCTGTGGTGGGGTTCATATTTAATGATTTTATTCAAGAAAAACTGTTTAACTCAATTACAGTGGCCTCTGCACTAGTAGTTGGAGGAGTACTTATGATATATATGGAGAATAAGTATAGAAGGGGAAATAGTACTAAAAATATTGAAGATGTGAATATTTTGCAGGCCTTTAAAATAGGATGTTTTCAATGTCTTGCTCTGTGGCCTGGAATGTCAAGAAGCGCATCTACAATAATGGGAGGATGGATAAGTGGACTTACCAATGTAGCTGCAGCAGAGTTTTCTTTTTTTCTTGCCATACCAACTATGATAGCTGCGTCAGGATGGTCTCTTATAAAAGTAAAAATAGATATGAGTATAATGCAGGTTATTGCCCTATCTGTTGGGTTTATAGTTTCATTTTTAGTAGCTTTAGTGGTAGTGGAAAAGTTTATGAATTTTTTAAAGAGAAAACCTATGAGAGTTTTTGCCATATATAGAATATTTATAGGTATAATAGTACTTGTATTGACTGTTACAAAAGTTATAAGTGTTTAA
- the pckA gene encoding phosphoenolpyruvate carboxykinase (ATP) — protein sequence MSMDLSYLNIKEYKNVYKNLPPAKLVELAIKRGEGCLSNKGALIINTGKYTGRSPKDRFIVNQDSIKDKINWGSVNLSIEEKIFDRMYDKVLNYLKGKDIFVFDGFVGALKEYTLPIRVICEKACEALFANQLFRRPTVEDLQSFIPGFNVIAVPDFKSQGKADGLNSEAFILINFDKKIILIGGTQYLGEIKKSLFSVMNFLLPERGVLPMHCSANIGKDGKTSLFFGLSGTGKTTLSADSERKLIGDDEHGWCDKGVFNFEGGCYAKTIRLDKEKEHEIYNAIRFGTVLENVVTDEYGVPDYNDGRYTENTRGAYPIDYIDNIEKSGVGGNPETIIFLTADAFGVMPPISKLSKEAAMYHFMSGYTSKVSGTERGIVDPEATFSSCFGEPFMLMNPAVYAKLLGEKIDKHNTEVYLVNTGWLSGGYGKGDRINLPYTRAMIREALNGKFKNIEFVEHPIFKVMMPKECPGVPKEMLDPKNTWTDKEAYDAAAKKLAKKFNENFKKFGSVSENIVKAGPEIRRFTCI from the coding sequence ATGAGTATGGATTTATCGTATTTAAATATTAAGGAATATAAAAATGTGTATAAAAATTTACCACCTGCCAAATTAGTAGAGTTAGCTATTAAAAGAGGAGAAGGATGCCTATCTAACAAAGGAGCGTTAATAATTAATACAGGAAAGTATACAGGTAGATCACCTAAGGATAGATTCATAGTTAATCAGGACAGTATAAAGGATAAAATAAACTGGGGGAGTGTAAATTTATCTATAGAGGAAAAAATTTTTGATAGAATGTATGATAAAGTTTTAAACTATTTGAAGGGTAAAGATATTTTTGTATTTGATGGATTTGTAGGAGCTTTAAAAGAATATACTCTTCCTATAAGAGTTATATGTGAAAAAGCATGTGAAGCTTTATTTGCTAATCAACTATTTAGGAGACCAACAGTGGAAGATTTACAATCTTTTATACCTGGATTTAATGTAATAGCAGTACCGGACTTTAAATCCCAAGGAAAAGCAGATGGTTTAAATTCAGAGGCTTTTATATTAATAAATTTTGATAAGAAAATTATACTGATAGGAGGAACTCAGTATTTAGGTGAAATAAAAAAATCACTATTTTCTGTAATGAATTTTTTGCTGCCTGAAAGAGGAGTCCTTCCAATGCATTGTTCTGCCAATATAGGAAAGGATGGTAAGACATCTCTCTTCTTTGGACTTTCAGGAACGGGGAAAACTACCTTATCAGCAGATTCAGAGAGAAAGTTAATTGGAGATGATGAACATGGATGGTGTGATAAAGGAGTGTTCAATTTTGAAGGGGGATGCTATGCAAAAACCATAAGACTTGATAAGGAAAAAGAACATGAAATATATAATGCCATAAGATTTGGTACTGTACTTGAAAATGTAGTTACAGATGAATATGGAGTACCTGATTATAATGATGGAAGATATACAGAAAATACAAGAGGGGCTTATCCTATTGACTATATAGATAATATAGAGAAAAGTGGAGTTGGAGGAAATCCTGAGACTATTATATTTTTAACTGCAGATGCTTTTGGTGTAATGCCTCCTATATCCAAGCTTTCAAAAGAAGCGGCTATGTATCATTTTATGTCGGGGTACACTAGTAAAGTATCAGGTACAGAAAGAGGCATAGTTGACCCAGAAGCGACTTTTTCATCTTGCTTTGGAGAACCATTTATGCTTATGAATCCTGCGGTATATGCTAAATTGTTGGGAGAAAAAATAGACAAACATAATACAGAAGTGTATTTAGTAAATACAGGATGGTTAAGTGGCGGCTATGGAAAAGGAGATAGAATAAATCTTCCTTATACGAGAGCTATGATTAGAGAAGCCTTAAATGGCAAATTTAAGAATATAGAGTTTGTAGAGCATCCTATATTTAAAGTAATGATGCCTAAAGAATGCCCGGGAGTTCCAAAAGAAATGTTGGATCCTAAAAACACATGGACAGATAAAGAGGCTTATGATGCTGCGGCAAAAAAACTAGCTAAAAAATTTAATGAGAATTTTAAAAAATTTGGTAGCGTTTCAGAAAATATAGTTAAAGCAGGTCCTGAGATTAGACGCTTTACTTGTATATAG
- a CDS encoding MurT ligase domain-containing protein, whose product MYKININSFFSIIICKIIIKLSKILFKGGSNFPGKVALKLDKNILKTICNNYKIIIITGTNGKTTTTSMIYNILKDSKKCVITNSTGANMLTGIVSCFVENYSFKKCYSTKYAVIECDEANIPLFTNYVIPEIITVTNLFRDQLDRYGEVYSTLNKIIQGIEKVPLSNLVLNGDESLLGDLNLPNRTIYYGFNCALTNSKKVSLNSDAKFCKKCKSPYMYNFLTYNHLGDYYCPNCGYKRPELDYTLDEIKEQTPEGSLIIINGKEYYINQPGTYNMYNALCAYSVAMVCDIPISNIYNSLKNQKSSFGRHENIKIGDKQVKIILVKNPAGYDQAINTLSLDSRTFNLVVLLNDNYADGRDVSWIWDVNFEKLSSLDIDKIMISGIRPYDMAVRLKIAGLPDKNFIISETYESLTEEIKNCKLNTVYVLATYTAMINFRKFLNFKGYIKKFW is encoded by the coding sequence GTGTACAAAATTAATATAAATTCTTTTTTTAGTATTATTATTTGCAAAATTATAATAAAATTATCAAAAATTTTGTTTAAAGGCGGAAGTAATTTTCCTGGAAAAGTTGCATTAAAATTAGATAAAAATATTTTAAAAACTATATGTAATAACTATAAAATTATAATTATCACCGGTACAAATGGTAAAACTACAACTACAAGCATGATATATAACATATTAAAAGATAGTAAAAAATGTGTGATTACAAATAGTACAGGAGCTAACATGCTTACGGGGATAGTATCCTGCTTTGTAGAAAACTATTCATTTAAAAAATGCTATAGCACAAAATATGCAGTAATAGAGTGTGACGAAGCAAACATACCTCTTTTCACTAATTATGTAATACCTGAAATTATAACCGTTACCAATTTATTTAGAGATCAGCTGGACAGATATGGTGAAGTTTACTCTACCTTAAACAAAATTATCCAGGGAATTGAAAAAGTTCCTCTTTCAAATTTAGTTTTAAATGGTGATGAATCTCTACTTGGAGACTTAAATTTGCCAAATAGAACTATTTATTATGGATTTAACTGTGCTCTTACTAACAGTAAAAAAGTGTCACTTAATTCTGATGCAAAATTTTGTAAAAAATGCAAAAGCCCTTATATGTATAATTTTCTTACATATAATCATTTAGGAGATTACTATTGTCCTAACTGCGGATATAAACGTCCTGAATTAGATTATACTTTAGACGAAATAAAGGAACAGACACCAGAAGGTTCTCTTATAATCATAAATGGAAAAGAATATTATATAAATCAACCTGGTACATATAATATGTATAATGCCCTGTGTGCCTACTCTGTAGCTATGGTTTGTGATATACCTATTTCTAACATATACAACTCCCTAAAAAATCAAAAAAGTAGTTTTGGGAGACATGAAAACATAAAGATAGGGGATAAACAAGTTAAAATAATTTTAGTAAAAAATCCTGCTGGTTATGATCAGGCTATAAATACCTTAAGCCTTGATAGTAGAACTTTCAATCTGGTAGTACTTTTAAATGATAATTATGCAGACGGGAGAGATGTTTCCTGGATATGGGATGTTAATTTTGAAAAATTATCATCTTTAGATATAGATAAAATAATGATTTCCGGCATAAGACCTTATGATATGGCTGTAAGATTAAAAATCGCCGGCCTACCAGATAAGAACTTTATAATCTCCGAGACCTATGAGTCTCTTACTGAAGAAATAAAAAATTGCAAATTGAACACAGTATATGTGCTCGCTACTTACACTGCCATGATAAACTTCAGAAAATTTCTCAATTTTAAAGGTTATATTAAAAAATTTTGGTAA
- a CDS encoding type 1 glutamine amidotransferase, with amino-acid sequence MELNICHLYPDLLNVYGDLGNILILKYRAQQRGINVNIFNISLGDPFDESKYDIAFFGGGQDYEQSIVSEDLVKNKREGILNYIENENVFLSICGGYQLLGKYYSTPQGEKLSGLNVLDIYTESGNKRFIGNTVIYNERFKETYVGFENHSGRTYIGDLEPLGKVIVGYGNNGEDGYEGCIYKNCFCTYFHGSLLSKNPELADRFISLALAKKYGAITLEPLDDELEIHAKNFIIARETRRKA; translated from the coding sequence ATGGAATTGAATATATGTCACCTATATCCTGATTTACTAAATGTATATGGGGATTTAGGAAATATACTTATTTTAAAATACAGGGCACAGCAAAGAGGCATAAATGTAAATATATTTAATATATCTCTAGGTGACCCCTTTGATGAATCTAAATATGATATAGCTTTTTTTGGAGGCGGACAGGATTATGAACAGTCTATAGTATCTGAGGATCTGGTAAAAAATAAAAGGGAGGGTATTTTAAATTATATTGAAAATGAAAATGTATTTTTATCAATTTGTGGAGGATACCAGCTTTTGGGAAAGTATTATTCCACTCCTCAGGGTGAAAAACTTTCCGGCCTTAATGTACTGGATATTTACACCGAAAGCGGTAATAAAAGATTTATAGGAAATACGGTAATATATAATGAACGGTTTAAGGAAACCTATGTGGGTTTTGAAAACCATTCTGGAAGAACTTATATCGGAGACTTAGAACCCCTTGGAAAAGTAATTGTAGGCTATGGAAATAATGGTGAAGATGGTTATGAAGGGTGTATATATAAAAATTGTTTTTGTACATATTTTCATGGTTCTCTTCTTTCTAAAAATCCTGAATTAGCTGATAGATTTATAAGTTTAGCCCTTGCAAAAAAATATGGTGCCATAACACTGGAACCTTTAGATGATGAATTGGAAATACATGCTAAAAACTTTATAATAGCAAGAGAAACTAGGAGAAAAGCATAA